From Pseudoleptotrichia goodfellowii, a single genomic window includes:
- a CDS encoding YhcH/YjgK/YiaL family protein, with translation MYLFKSLPEFKFKFEGEKKWDRLFSSLNETNKMRDNIFYNNTDSLIIMKTNLNMSGSKFEGHKRYMDIYYILEGESEIEINLKKNLELYKQYEDITDTEYYTGKGEKINLKKGCILVAEINEAIKFLKDENTQKIVVKLTVE, from the coding sequence ATGTATTTGTTTAAATCGTTACCAGAATTTAAATTTAAGTTTGAAGGAGAGAAAAAATGGGACAGGCTTTTTTCTTCACTAAATGAAACAAATAAAATGAGAGACAATATATTTTATAATAATACGGATAGTCTTATAATTATGAAAACAAATTTGAATATGTCAGGAAGTAAGTTTGAAGGACATAAAAGATATATGGATATATACTATATTTTGGAGGGAGAAAGTGAAATAGAAATTAATTTGAAAAAAAATTTAGAGCTGTATAAACAATATGAAGATATAACAGATACTGAATATTATACAGGGAAAGGAGAAAAAATAAACTTAAAAAAAGGTTGTATATTAGTAGCAGAAATAAATGAAGCAATAAAATTTTTAAAAGATGAAAATACACAAAAAATAGTTGTTAAATTAACAGTAGAATAA
- a CDS encoding carbohydrate ABC transporter permease, producing the protein MEIKFKKNIIPYIFIGPHFLGLFLFTLGPLIMSLIMSFFNWPVIGERVFTGFSNYIELFTKDTQFYKSLFITFKFTVIFVPVNIVLSLLLALLISQDLKGMSFFRIIFYLPTVVSSVAISIIWGWILNGEYGILNYFLSILKITGPDWLNSEKYSIFALIIASGWTVGVMMLVFYTALKSIPYELYESAIIDGANNIVIFFKITLPLITPTLLFNLVTAIIGALQNLALVILLTNGGPLNSTYMYGLFVYNNAFKKSRLGYASASAWVMFIFILIITGVIFKSSKKWVYNYDNKE; encoded by the coding sequence ATGGAAATTAAATTTAAAAAAAATATAATTCCGTATATATTTATAGGACCTCATTTTTTAGGTTTATTTCTATTTACATTGGGACCTTTGATAATGTCTTTAATTATGAGTTTTTTTAACTGGCCGGTAATAGGGGAAAGAGTTTTTACAGGATTTTCAAATTATATTGAGTTATTTACAAAAGACACACAGTTTTATAAGTCTTTATTCATAACTTTTAAATTTACAGTCATTTTTGTTCCTGTAAATATAGTGCTGTCATTGTTACTTGCACTACTTATTTCTCAAGATTTAAAAGGAATGTCTTTTTTCAGAATTATATTTTATTTGCCGACAGTTGTATCAAGTGTTGCAATTTCCATAATATGGGGATGGATATTAAATGGAGAATATGGGATATTGAATTATTTTCTTTCAATTTTAAAAATTACAGGTCCTGACTGGTTAAATAGTGAAAAATATTCAATATTTGCATTGATAATAGCATCAGGATGGACAGTGGGTGTTATGATGCTTGTATTTTACACTGCATTGAAATCTATACCGTATGAATTATACGAATCTGCTATAATTGACGGAGCAAATAATATTGTTATATTTTTTAAAATAACTTTGCCACTTATAACACCTACATTATTATTTAATTTAGTAACCGCAATAATAGGAGCCTTACAAAATTTAGCTCTGGTAATACTTTTAACTAATGGAGGTCCTTTAAATTCGACTTATATGTACGGTTTATTTGTTTATAATAATGCATTCAAAAAGTCAAGATTAGGTTATGCTTCGGCAAGTGCATGGGTAATGTTTATATTTATTTTGATTATAACAGGGGTTATATTTAAAAGTTCAAAAAAATGGGTATATAACTACGATAATAAGGAATAG
- a CDS encoding glycoside hydrolase family 65 protein, translating into MIRDRFSDNIKKYLSEDEWIVVEDGYNSLENLNYETIFAMASGKMGLRATHPEGWVKKTLPANYMHGVFDRSEAFQRELCNLPNFNILKIYYKTEPISVEYGAKTEDYIRVLDLKNGILAKHYINESYDGRKTLVETLQFLSRKHPNSGLLKYFITPLNYSGKMEFENIIDGSVTNFYDFPRFRVKHMNIKEVGKFSNNGIYINSETRDFKLQVTTSSKVKIIDKKTQFQIKSHGEYAIEFFDCDFVENETLIIEKYSCVRNGNETDNTKLSSEKELEEIYVAGFENELKEHIIIYNEMWEMADIKIKGDPELEKAVRFEIFHLMSTPNPESSMTNIGAKMIHGEEYGGHAFWDTELFILPYFIWTFPKIAKKLVEYRYNLLDGARRNARKYGYKGARFPWESADTGDEECPDWTIEGDGTCYECVVAKQEIHVTSAVVYGGYQYYKVTEDKDYFYNKFLEILAETSRYFIDRLEYSKEKDCYELTNVMGPDEWHENVSNNIYTNYIVKWHLNLANKLLMNHMTNEIVKNMLNKINMSYEEVINFKKISKKIYLPLDNEIVEQFDGYFNLKDIEIYQWDKNNMPLLPKELKEIPREQTTINKQADVVMVMFLFPENFSEEVQRKNFDFYEKRTLQRSSLSPSIFSIVGNRVGSGDRAYDYFLRSAFVDLKNNQGNTREGMHAASAGGVWQSLILGFAGMSIEKGELQFSPKLPKKWKEIEFSIIHKSKINKVNITSNNKVKIKEKGMINGNV; encoded by the coding sequence ATGATAAGAGACAGATTTTCTGATAATATAAAAAAGTATTTATCGGAGGATGAATGGATTGTAGTTGAAGATGGATATAATTCATTGGAAAATCTGAATTATGAAACAATATTTGCAATGGCGAGCGGTAAAATGGGATTACGGGCAACTCATCCTGAAGGTTGGGTGAAAAAAACTTTACCTGCTAACTATATGCACGGTGTATTTGATCGTTCAGAAGCTTTTCAGAGAGAATTGTGTAATTTACCGAATTTTAATATTTTAAAAATATATTATAAAACGGAACCTATAAGTGTAGAATATGGAGCCAAAACAGAAGATTATATAAGAGTTCTTGATTTAAAAAACGGCATTTTGGCAAAACATTATATAAATGAATCTTATGACGGAAGAAAAACTCTTGTGGAAACTTTACAGTTTTTAAGTAGGAAACATCCGAATTCGGGACTTTTAAAATATTTTATAACACCTTTAAATTATTCGGGAAAAATGGAATTTGAAAATATAATTGACGGAAGTGTAACTAATTTTTATGATTTTCCGAGATTTCGAGTTAAACACATGAATATTAAAGAAGTAGGGAAATTTTCCAATAATGGAATTTATATAAATAGTGAAACGAGAGATTTTAAATTACAGGTAACAACATCAAGTAAAGTAAAGATTATTGATAAAAAAACGCAGTTTCAGATAAAATCTCACGGAGAATATGCGATAGAATTTTTTGATTGTGATTTTGTTGAAAATGAAACTCTAATAATTGAAAAGTATTCTTGTGTAAGAAATGGGAATGAAACTGATAACACGAAACTAAGTTCAGAAAAAGAGTTAGAGGAAATATACGTTGCAGGTTTTGAAAATGAATTAAAAGAGCATATAATAATCTATAATGAAATGTGGGAAATGGCAGATATTAAAATAAAAGGAGATCCTGAGTTAGAAAAGGCTGTAAGATTTGAAATTTTTCATCTTATGAGTACTCCAAATCCTGAAAGTAGTATGACTAATATAGGTGCAAAAATGATTCATGGAGAGGAATATGGAGGACATGCTTTTTGGGATACAGAATTATTTATATTACCTTACTTTATATGGACTTTTCCGAAAATAGCAAAAAAATTGGTAGAATATAGATATAATTTATTGGATGGTGCAAGAAGAAATGCTCGAAAATATGGATATAAAGGAGCAAGATTTCCGTGGGAATCGGCTGATACGGGAGATGAGGAGTGTCCCGATTGGACAATAGAAGGAGATGGCACTTGTTATGAATGTGTAGTTGCCAAACAGGAGATACATGTAACATCTGCTGTAGTTTACGGAGGATATCAATATTATAAAGTAACTGAAGATAAAGATTATTTCTATAATAAATTCTTGGAAATTTTAGCCGAAACCTCCAGATATTTTATTGATCGATTGGAATACAGTAAAGAAAAAGATTGTTATGAACTTACAAATGTTATGGGACCTGATGAATGGCATGAAAATGTATCCAATAATATTTATACAAATTATATTGTAAAATGGCACTTAAATTTGGCTAATAAATTATTGATGAATCATATGACAAACGAAATAGTAAAAAATATGCTTAACAAAATTAATATGTCATATGAAGAAGTAATAAATTTTAAAAAAATATCCAAAAAAATTTATTTGCCTCTAGATAATGAAATAGTAGAACAGTTTGACGGATACTTTAACTTGAAAGATATAGAAATATATCAATGGGATAAAAATAATATGCCTTTATTACCGAAAGAGTTAAAAGAAATTCCCAGAGAACAAACTACAATAAATAAGCAGGCTGATGTCGTTATGGTGATGTTTTTATTTCCGGAAAATTTTTCAGAAGAAGTTCAAAGAAAGAATTTTGATTTTTATGAAAAAAGAACTTTACAAAGGTCTTCTTTAAGTCCGAGTATCTTCAGTATTGTAGGAAACCGAGTAGGCTCAGGTGATCGTGCTTATGATTATTTTTTAAGAAGTGCTTTTGTTGATTTAAAAAATAATCAAGGAAATACAAGAGAAGGGATGCATGCTGCTTCGGCAGGAGGGGTATGGCAATCATTGATTTTAGGATTTGCAGGAATGAGTATTGAAAAAGGAGAACTACAATTTTCTCCTAAACTTCCTAAAAAATGGAAAGAAATTGAATTTTCTATAATTCATAAAAGTAAAATCAATAAAGTTAATATAACTTCTAACAATAAAGTTAAAATAAAAGAAAAAGGAATGATAAATGGGAATGTTTAA
- the grpE gene encoding nucleotide exchange factor GrpE — MSEKDYEKEIADESTENFQEENEKETNENVNNSDEEKAPENGDSDKKEEADSPEMKIKKLELELQEWKNSYTRKLAEFQNFTKRKEAEVSEMKKYASENIIVKLLDNIDNLERAMDASKESKNFGSLVEGVNMILNNLKYLLKEEGVEEIETENKKFDPYEHQAMMTEQKEELENDDIVQVFQKGYKLKGKVIRPAMVTVNKK, encoded by the coding sequence ATGTCTGAAAAAGATTACGAAAAAGAAATAGCTGATGAAAGCACGGAAAATTTTCAGGAAGAAAATGAAAAAGAAACAAATGAAAATGTAAATAATTCTGATGAAGAAAAGGCTCCTGAAAATGGAGATTCTGATAAAAAAGAAGAAGCAGACAGCCCTGAAATGAAAATAAAAAAATTGGAACTGGAACTTCAGGAATGGAAAAATTCCTATACGAGAAAGTTAGCTGAATTTCAGAATTTTACTAAAAGGAAAGAAGCCGAAGTTTCCGAAATGAAAAAATATGCTTCGGAAAATATAATAGTAAAATTGCTTGATAATATTGATAATCTTGAGAGAGCAATGGATGCCTCGAAAGAAAGTAAAAACTTTGGTTCTCTTGTAGAAGGTGTGAATATGATTTTGAATAATCTGAAATATCTTCTGAAAGAAGAAGGAGTGGAGGAAATAGAAACAGAAAATAAAAAGTTTGATCCTTATGAACATCAGGCGATGATGACAGAGCAGAAAGAAGAATTGGAAAATGACGATATTGTTCAGGTGTTCCAAAAAGGATATAAACTGAAAGGAAAGGTAATAAGACCGGCGATGGTGACGGTGAATAAGAAATAA
- a CDS encoding carbohydrate ABC transporter permease, whose protein sequence is MRLSLKTKFVIYFLCVVFSIYFLFPFIWMILSALKTDVEVFSYPPKFFPEKFNFKNFYDAWHSQKFSVFLVNSLIITAFTTLGQVISGSLAAYGFARYKFKGDKILFSLMLATMMLPWDVTVIPQYMQFNILGWIDTLKPLIIPALFGSAYYIYLLRQFLETLPSDFAEAAKIDGANEFQIYRMIYLPLMKPSIILVAVLNIIVVWNDYLGPLVFTNSSDKYTLALGLAAFKGVHSDAIIYTMCISIIMCIPPIIIFFMAQKNIIEGISGGVKG, encoded by the coding sequence ATGAGATTAAGTTTAAAGACAAAATTTGTAATATACTTTCTATGTGTAGTTTTCAGCATATATTTTTTGTTTCCTTTTATTTGGATGATTTTAAGTGCGTTAAAAACAGATGTGGAAGTATTTAGTTATCCTCCGAAATTTTTTCCTGAAAAATTTAATTTTAAAAACTTCTATGATGCGTGGCATTCTCAAAAATTTTCAGTGTTTTTAGTAAATTCTCTAATAATTACAGCTTTTACTACGTTAGGACAGGTAATATCAGGCTCGTTAGCCGCATATGGATTTGCAAGATACAAATTTAAAGGAGATAAAATTCTGTTTTCATTAATGTTGGCAACAATGATGTTACCTTGGGATGTTACAGTTATACCTCAATACATGCAATTTAATATACTCGGTTGGATTGATACTTTAAAACCGCTTATAATACCTGCATTATTCGGTTCAGCTTACTATATATATTTATTAAGACAATTTTTGGAAACACTTCCCAGCGACTTTGCCGAAGCTGCAAAAATAGACGGAGCAAATGAGTTTCAGATTTATCGGATGATATATCTACCATTGATGAAACCGAGTATTATATTAGTTGCAGTGTTAAATATAATTGTAGTTTGGAATGATTATTTAGGGCCTCTGGTATTTACTAATAGCAGTGATAAGTACACATTGGCTTTAGGATTGGCAGCTTTCAAGGGGGTTCATAGTGATGCTATAATTTATACTATGTGTATAAGTATTATTATGTGTATACCGCCTATAATAATATTTTTCATGGCACAGAAAAATATTATTGAAGGAATAAGTGGAGGTGTAAAAGGATGA
- a CDS encoding ABC transporter substrate-binding protein encodes MFKWKRILLVVIFAIILLSCGKKDNRVKIRFATWDNAETLEFQKEMVEKFNKSQDKIQVLIEAYGENYDTKITASMGSSDAPDVMYMWNFPKYSEGLLPLDEMIKKEGDSYKNNFYEALWNYNSVKGNVYGLPVGYTTHVLYYNKDLFDKAGIEYPNNNWTWEDVEKAAAKLTNKTEKIYGFAFSQKPDPYDYEMFAWSNGGSFNPDMILDDKSIEPFKFFQKMIREGNAISTEDGGEKSFLLGKIGMFINGAWSLQKLQDKKLNFGVEVLPKFGSESSQSIISSSGVSISKTTKHPEEAWEFIKYWTSEEMNKNRLNYELPVLKSVAKSENLTEDKIKGKFYKMLEQSQKNMPTSFVISNWSDIGEKIGLALEKIFNKNSLVEPKEALFEVK; translated from the coding sequence ATGTTTAAATGGAAAAGAATATTATTAGTAGTTATATTTGCTATTATTTTATTGTCTTGCGGGAAAAAAGATAACAGAGTTAAAATCAGATTTGCAACTTGGGATAATGCTGAAACTTTAGAGTTTCAAAAGGAAATGGTTGAAAAGTTTAATAAAAGTCAGGATAAAATTCAAGTTCTGATAGAAGCCTACGGCGAAAATTATGATACTAAAATAACAGCTTCTATGGGTAGTTCTGATGCACCGGATGTTATGTATATGTGGAATTTTCCTAAATATAGCGAAGGACTGTTACCGTTAGATGAAATGATAAAAAAAGAAGGAGACAGCTATAAAAATAATTTTTATGAAGCCTTATGGAATTATAATTCTGTTAAAGGAAATGTATACGGATTACCTGTGGGTTATACTACTCATGTATTGTATTATAATAAAGATTTATTTGACAAAGCAGGAATCGAATATCCCAATAATAATTGGACATGGGAAGATGTAGAAAAAGCAGCTGCTAAACTTACAAATAAAACTGAAAAAATATACGGTTTTGCATTTTCACAAAAACCTGATCCTTATGATTATGAAATGTTTGCATGGTCTAATGGAGGTTCATTTAATCCAGATATGATTTTAGACGATAAGTCAATAGAACCTTTCAAATTTTTTCAAAAAATGATTAGAGAAGGAAATGCAATATCTACTGAAGACGGAGGAGAAAAAAGCTTTCTTTTGGGTAAAATAGGGATGTTTATAAACGGAGCATGGTCATTGCAAAAATTGCAAGATAAAAAACTTAATTTCGGAGTAGAAGTCTTGCCTAAATTTGGTAGTGAATCGTCTCAAAGTATTATAAGTTCTTCGGGAGTTTCTATATCCAAGACAACAAAGCATCCTGAAGAAGCATGGGAATTCATAAAATACTGGACGAGTGAAGAAATGAATAAAAACAGATTGAATTATGAGTTGCCGGTATTAAAATCGGTTGCTAAAAGTGAAAATTTAACTGAAGATAAAATAAAAGGAAAATTTTACAAAATGTTGGAACAAAGCCAAAAAAATATGCCAACTTCATTTGTTATTTCAAATTGGTCGGATATAGGAGAAAAAATAGGTTTGGCATTAGAAAAAATTTTTAACAAAAATTCACTTGTTGAACCGAAAGAAGCTTTATTCGAAGTTAAATAA
- the pgmB gene encoding beta-phosphoglucomutase, with the protein MGMFKGYIFDLDGVVCHTDKFHYSAWKKISDDLGIKFSENINNLLRGVSRKESLEIILSFSDKKISDAEKEKIIKSKNDLYVKSLEKINKDFLDDGVEEVLRNLKEKNKKVALASSSKNAKLILNKLEIISYFTIIIDGNNITYSKPNPEIFEKAVSSLGLDKSDCLVIEDADSGIKAAKIAGIKVCGLGNNFTEEVNYKLNHIKELFKLID; encoded by the coding sequence ATGGGAATGTTTAAGGGATATATTTTTGATTTGGACGGTGTGGTTTGTCATACAGATAAATTTCATTATTCAGCATGGAAAAAAATATCTGATGATTTAGGAATAAAATTTAGTGAAAATATAAATAATTTGTTAAGAGGAGTAAGCAGAAAAGAAAGTCTGGAGATAATACTTTCTTTTTCGGATAAAAAAATAAGTGATGCCGAAAAAGAAAAAATAATTAAAAGTAAAAATGATTTATATGTTAAGTCTTTAGAGAAAATAAATAAAGATTTTTTGGATGATGGTGTTGAGGAAGTATTGAGAAATCTGAAAGAAAAAAATAAAAAAGTTGCATTAGCTTCTTCCAGTAAAAATGCAAAACTAATTTTAAATAAATTAGAAATAATTAGTTATTTTACAATAATAATTGATGGGAATAATATAACTTATTCCAAGCCAAATCCAGAAATATTTGAAAAAGCAGTTTCCTCATTAGGTTTGGATAAATCAGATTGTCTTGTTATAGAAGATGCAGATAGTGGTATAAAAGCAGCTAAAATAGCAGGAATTAAAGTTTGTGGACTGGGAAATAATTTTACTGAAGAAGTTAATTATAAATTGAATCATATAAAGGAACTGTTTAAATTAATTGATTAA
- the hrcA gene encoding heat-inducible transcriptional repressor HrcA, producing MNDRERLILKAIIKHYLEFGESVGSRTLEKKYEIGVSSATIRNTMADLEDKGLIVKTHTSSGRIPTSEGYRIYVEELIKIRDISTEAKAKVIEAYNKKMSQIDKIFEETSRLLSKISQYAGVVLEPAIRQENVKKVKLIHINDTGILAVAVMDSFLTKSFNIFLENPMSEEEVEKINIQLNEKIKNSPEAFTLSDLGEFFMNMDLLMPEELKEEQDENETKLFFEGGTNLLESNVSDVMKVIDRVKLFNNPNDMKQIFSQFIQTDQYKDGEVNVIFGEDLDIAGLEDFSFVFSVYTMGNARGIMGVIGPKRMEYSKTVGLVEYVSEEVKQLLNKK from the coding sequence ATGAATGACAGAGAGCGGTTAATATTGAAAGCAATTATAAAACATTATCTGGAATTTGGTGAGAGTGTCGGTTCGAGAACTCTTGAAAAAAAATATGAAATAGGAGTTTCGTCGGCTACTATAAGAAACACTATGGCAGATCTCGAAGATAAAGGATTAATTGTAAAAACTCATACATCTTCCGGGAGAATTCCGACAAGTGAAGGTTACAGAATATATGTAGAAGAACTTATTAAAATAAGGGATATATCTACCGAAGCAAAGGCTAAAGTTATTGAAGCGTATAATAAAAAGATGAGTCAAATAGATAAAATATTTGAGGAAACATCAAGACTGCTTTCAAAAATAAGCCAATACGCAGGGGTAGTTCTGGAGCCGGCGATAAGACAGGAAAATGTAAAAAAAGTCAAACTGATACATATAAATGATACGGGAATTTTGGCTGTTGCGGTTATGGATTCGTTTTTAACTAAAAGTTTTAATATATTTTTGGAAAATCCTATGAGCGAAGAAGAAGTGGAAAAAATAAATATACAGTTAAACGAAAAGATAAAAAACAGTCCTGAAGCATTTACATTGTCCGATCTTGGAGAATTCTTTATGAATATGGATTTATTAATGCCGGAAGAATTAAAAGAAGAACAGGATGAAAACGAAACAAAACTGTTCTTTGAAGGGGGTACGAACTTACTTGAAAGCAACGTTTCCGACGTTATGAAAGTGATCGACAGGGTTAAGCTCTTTAACAATCCTAACGACATGAAACAGATATTTTCTCAATTTATTCAAACTGATCAGTATAAAGACGGTGAGGTAAATGTAATTTTCGGAGAAGATTTGGATATTGCGGGATTGGAAGATTTCTCCTTTGTGTTCTCAGTTTATACTATGGGAAATGCAAGGGGAATAATGGGAGTAATAGGACCGAAAAGAATGGAATACTCAAAAACGGTCGGATTGGTCGAGTATGTTTCCGAAGAAGTGAAACAGCTCTTAAATAAAAAATGA